GGTATGTGATGTGTATTATTCTGAATGGACAAGAGATGAGCATTTAAGGCATCCTGTATTTAAGGGATTGAGGGAGGACAAATCTGCTGAAGACACTAAAATTGAAGATAAGGAGGCACTTGCTATGGAAAATGATAAAGAATTGAAGTTTGGTAAAAAGACTGTTAATCTTACTAATTTAAATAAGATTTATTGGCCGAATGATAATATCACCAAAGGTGATTTGCTTGCCTATTATGAAAAAATGGGAGATTTTATATTACCCTATTTGAAGGATAAGCCCATTTCGATGAACCGTTTTCCAAATGGTATCGAAGGACAGAGTTTTTTTCAAAAAGATGTGGATCCTTCAAAGATACCAAGTTATTTAAAAACTACTGAAGTTTATTCCGAAAGCACTGGTAAAACTATTGACTATTTATTGTGCAATGATTTGCCGAGTTTATTATATATTGCCAATTTGGGATCAATTGAAATAAATCCTTGGCTGTCTACTTATAAAAAACCTGAGAAACCCGAATTTGTTGTTCTTGATCTAGATCCTAATGGT
The Sphingobacterium daejeonense genome window above contains:
- the ligD gene encoding non-homologous end-joining DNA ligase LigD codes for the protein MVLGLMSNGKLKYIGNCGTGFNEKTLKELYDEFAPLIQKTKPFDSGEDVAKERNVTWLRPELVCDVYYSEWTRDEHLRHPVFKGLREDKSAEDTKIEDKEALAMENDKELKFGKKTVNLTNLNKIYWPNDNITKGDLLAYYEKMGDFILPYLKDKPISMNRFPNGIEGQSFFQKDVDPSKIPSYLKTTEVYSESTGKTIDYLLCNDLPSLLYIANLGSIEINPWLSTYKKPEKPEFVVLDLDPNGAQWEDVIAVAHTAKAVLDRGEVEAFIKTSGSTGLHIVINVGAKYDYEIARSFVQFIAELVQQEHPDTTSMVRGSKKEKGFNIFGLFTK